In Isosphaera pallida ATCC 43644, the sequence GGCGTCGCGTTGGGCGTGGACGATCCGCAGGCTGAGGTTGGGGCGGGCGAATCCTGAGACGAAGATGTTGGGATCGCGCAGTTCCAGTTGTTTGAGGATGTCGTCGCGCACCTCGGGGGTGGCGGTGGCGGTCAGGGCGATGCAGGGGGGCGAGCCGAGGTCGCGGCGGGCGTACCCCAACCGGGCGTAGTCGGGCCGGAAGTCGTGGCCCCACTGACTGATGCAATGGGCCTCATCCACCGCCAAAAGCGCGGGACGGGCGGCGCGGATCGCCTCCAAAAACCGTCCGGAGCGAAAACGCTCTGGGGCCACGAATACCAAGTGGTACCGTCCGGCTTCGATGTCGCGGAGCCGTTCGGTGGTCTCGGAGGGGTCGAGGGTGCTGTTGATGAGAGTCGCGGCGATCCCCCGAGCGTTCAGGGCGTCGACCTGGTCCTTCATCAAGGCGATCAGCGGACTCACGACCAGGGTGACGCCATTGAGCGCCAGCGCCGGCACTTGGTAACAGAGGCTCTTGCCGCCGCCGGTGGGCATGACGCACAGCACGTCCCGCCCTTTGAGAACCGCCTCGATCACCGGACGCTGGGCGACCCGGAACTGCTTCAGGCCGAACCGCTGGCGGAGCAATCGCACCAGAGGGTCGTTCTCCTCCTGCGGATGGGCGGGGTCGTGGTCCGGCCCCTGGCCAGGAACAATCCGGAGGGGAGCCGGATTGTCCTTCGTCATCGCGGCGGATTCCGTCTGACCATTGCTCGCCACGCCACCCACCCCGGCACGCTCTGCCGAACCTTCCCCATCCTTACCGTCCGTTTTCTCCAACCAACGAACACCGTCTTCCTTGCGATCAGACGTCGTTCTGAACGGTTTACCGAGTGCCAGTGTACAAGGAACCAGTTTAGGGTGCTAGACGTTTGCTCGAAGCGTCAGGCCGTTCTGCTGGCAAACCAACCAGGCTCAGGCTGGTGAGTTGGTTGGAGTTTTTGACACCCAGAGCAGATTGAGTAAGTTAGGGTAGCCTCCAAGTCAGTTTGAGGCCATATCGCGCTTGGCCAGTCGGATTTGGGCCAGTGCTGGGCATAGGGCTGTTGGAAAGCAATCTGACTCCCAGTATACCCTCTCGTTCCCAAACGAGGATACGATGTTGAAGGACGATATACAAGGAATCGTCTATTTTGGCGATAATTTGGACGTGCTCAGAAAGCTTCCTGATCAACTAGCTGATCTTATCTATATCGACCCGCCATTCAACACAGGAAAGGTTCAATCCAGGACTCAGATTCGCACTATTCGTTCTCAGGAAGGCGACCGTGTTGGTTTTCAAGGTAACAGATATCGAACCATCAAGGTCGGAACAACGGGATACTCAGATCGGTTCGATGACGGTTTTCTGAGTTTCCTTGAACCAAGGCTGATCGAAGCCTACAGGATTCTCAAAGATAACGGGACTTTTTATTTCCACATCGATTACAGAGAAGTTCACTATTGCAAATTGATGCTTGACCAGATCTTTGGACGCGAGTGTTTTTTGAACGAGGTGATTTGGGCATACGACTACGGAGCGAGGACCAAGTTGAAATGGCCGCCCAAACACGATAACATCCTCGTCTATGTAAAAAACCCAGATAATTACGTTTTTAACTACGAAGACATTGACCGAATCCCGTACATGGCTCCCGGTCTGGTTGGACCTAAGAAGGCTGAACAGGGAAAACCTCCTACTGACACCTGGTGGCACACGATCGTGCCAACCAATGGGAGTGAGAAAACAGGCTATCCAACTCAAAAGCCCCTTGGCATTCTTCGCCGAATTGTTCGAGCATCCTCGCCTGTGGGAGGAATTGTTCTTGACTTTTTTGCTGGCAGCGGTACGACTGGAGCCGCTTGTCTCGAACTCAACAGACGGTTCATTCTTGTCGATAACTCAGTTGACGCACTGAAGGTGATGTCTAAGAGGTTTGATGGGATTTCTTCCGTGAACTGGGTTGACTTCGACCCGTTGCCTTACCAGACTTCTTTTCCGGCAACACGATTCTCAAAGTGGATTGGAAGCCAGAATGGATCACGAGGATGATCAGTCGATTCGAGACCAAAATGATAATTTTATGGCTCGTTTAGGTAGATCCCCGTTCAATGAGCACTGTTGCGTTATTTCAGAGCCAAAGTTATATGGGTATCTTTTGGCCACAAATCTCAGCACGCTGGAAAACTTGGAAACGACACATTTTGGCCGACCTTTCCGGCAAATCAACCGTCCGATTGCGGAGGGTCTCTGAAAGAAGCCTTTGAAATCTTGAATCGACTCTCGAATTGCACAACGCTGTTTGGATTATTCGTTCGTCGGAGTTCATTCGATTTCCTCCGAAACAAAGCGGAGGCGCGGAGTACCATGCGTCGGGAACCGATCCCCAAACCTGGCGAGGAGTTCGTCGCGCCCCCCGGCGGCGCGGTCTGGTGGATCAAGCGCGACATGAGGTTAGCCGACAACGAGGCGCTGACCCGCGCGGTGGCTGAGCATTCGCTGGTGTTACCGGTCTTCCTGCACGAGCCGACCTTGTTGGCCCAGGCCGAGACCTCGGCGATGCACTGGGACGCTTGGACCCAGGCGCTCGCCGAGCTTCGGCGCCGGGTCCGCCGGGCCGGGGCGGAGATTCTGGTCGGCTGGGGCGAGGCGGTCGAGTCGTTCGAGGCGATTCGAGCGGTCTTTCCCTTCACGCACATCTACGCACATGAAGAGATCGGTGGCGCGTTCACCTTTCAGCGCGACCGGGCGGTGCGGGCCTGGTGCCGTCGTCGGGGAGTGACGGTGATCGAA encodes:
- a CDS encoding DNA-methyltransferase; this translates as MLKDDIQGIVYFGDNLDVLRKLPDQLADLIYIDPPFNTGKVQSRTQIRTIRSQEGDRVGFQGNRYRTIKVGTTGYSDRFDDGFLSFLEPRLIEAYRILKDNGTFYFHIDYREVHYCKLMLDQIFGRECFLNEVIWAYDYGARTKLKWPPKHDNILVYVKNPDNYVFNYEDIDRIPYMAPGLVGPKKAEQGKPPTDTWWHTIVPTNGSEKTGYPTQKPLGILRRIVRASSPVGGIVLDFFAGSGTTGAACLELNRRFILVDNSVDALKVMSKRFDGISSVNWVDFDPLPYQTSFPATRFSKWIGSQNGSRG